The DNA region TTTCATAGTATCACCTCCTCATCCCGCCGGGCCGCCATCCAAATCGTCCGCAGCGTCTTCTTGATTTGCCGCTTCTCGTAGGAGCAAGGGCGATTCCCCGTCCGCATACGGTACAGCGGGCAATGATTGCCCTGGCACGCGGGCCGGAAGAAGCAGGCCCGGCATTTCTCATCCGTTTCTTCGCCGGATGTCGTCCAGAGCGCCAGCTTGTCGTAATCCAGGTCCAGCGTCCCATCCTCATGAATCCGGCCCAGCCGGTTGTTGTCCTGCCCCAACGCGACGGAGCATTTATACAGCATGCCATCGGAGCCGGCGATCAGGGAATTCGGCTTGGCCGCATAACAAACCGCGCCGGTCGGCAGCAAAATATCCGAAATGAAGGAGCTAACCTGCAGCCCTTCGGCAATCGCCTGCTCGTTCAACTCCCAAATTGCGCGATCCTTTGTCCGCTCGTCACATACCGGGAGGTTCAGATCATTTTCACCGCCCATACATCCGACGGGACGGAAATATACTTTAAACCGCGGATCATCGGCAAACAACTCCCGGAGTACGGGAATAAACCGCGATACGGCCCCCAGGTTGCCGTTGTCGAAATTGACGCGCAGATTAATTTCAAACGGGCGGTCGACCTGCTTCAAGGACAGCAAATTATCCACGATCGTCCGGTACGTTCCTCCGCCTCCGTTCAGTCCTCTCCGGGAATCATGTGTTCCCCTTCCCCGTCCAGCGTGACCATAAAGCGCCGGACATGCAGATCCAGCATTTGTTCGAGGCGGTCCCTGGTCAGGTAATAGCCGTTCGTCGACATCTCCGCGCCGTAGGCGGCGCCGTTTTGGCCGCAAGCTTCGATAAAGGAATTGGACAACCGTTCGATGATGTGGGGGACCAGCAAAGGCTCGCCGCCATGCCAGCTTACGGTAAGCTGCTTCAACGTCTTGGCCCGCTCGGCCATATAAGCTTCCAGACCGCGGATCACCTCCTCGCGCATCGAAGCGCGCGGAAACGATTCATAACAATAAGTGCAGCGAAAGTTGCAGGCTTCCGTCACAAGCAGCACCAAATGCATAGCGTCTTGAGCATGCATGGAGTGGTGCAAAAACATGGCGCGCCGCATTTCATCCACGTCCGAACGGACGAGGAATCCTTGCTCT from Paenibacillus macerans includes:
- a CDS encoding SPASM domain-containing protein; the encoded protein is MDNLLSLKQVDRPFEINLRVNFDNGNLGAVSRFIPVLRELFADDPRFKVYFRPVGCMGGENDLNLPVCDERTKDRAIWELNEQAIAEGLQVSSFISDILLPTGAVCYAAKPNSLIAGSDGMLYKCSVALGQDNNRLGRIHEDGTLDLDYDKLALWTTSGEETDEKCRACFFRPACQGNHCPLYRMRTGNRPCSYEKRQIKKTLRTIWMAARRDEEVIL
- a CDS encoding radical SAM protein, producing MNFDASQWKASRFNAQSETDDGGLMLYNSYTGAIASFSSAERNDVLEWLAPAAPVPEPAPPLVDGLIEQGFLVRSDVDEMRRAMFLHHSMHAQDAMHLVLLVTEACNFRCTYCYESFPRASMREEVIRGLEAYMAERAKTLKQLTVSWHGGEPLLVPHIIERLSNSFIEACGQNGAAYGAEMSTNGYYLTRDRLEQMLDLHVRRFMVTLDGEGEHMIPGED